AACGAATCTAACGAGAGGAATCTATTATGAAAAATCTATTTGGCAGAAGCTGGGTATGGATGGCTGTGTTGCTGATTGGCCTGGCAGGTTGTGCGGGTACGTCGTCACGCGATAGCACCGGTGAGTACATCGATGATGCCGCGATTACCACCAAAGTAAAGTCTGGAATGTTTGCCGATAAGGAAGTGAGTGGCCTCAATATCAGCGTTGATACCATTAAAGGCGTCGTTTATCTGTCTGGAAC
Above is a genomic segment from Sulfuricaulis sp. containing:
- a CDS encoding BON domain-containing protein, giving the protein MKNLFGRSWVWMAVLLIGLAGCAGTSSRDSTGEYIDDAAITTKVKSGMFADKEVSGLNISVDTIKGVVYLSGTAATRQESNKAATIARNVAGVKSVVNKIQVK